In Trichoderma atroviride chromosome 2, complete sequence, one DNA window encodes the following:
- a CDS encoding uncharacterized protein (EggNog:ENOG41~TransMembrane:5 (n17-27c32/33o56-78i99-117o158-179i205-228o248-266i)), giving the protein MQFARDAAIGVDVPTPALLTAMATLSTSVVSSATATATASPSGPFHIDSSSGECQLLGPFALVVQAALGGLAMLSLVYKRWREHPQRPVKVWFFDVSKQVFGSVLVHISNIFMSMLTSGRFSIKVEPTVVERLVARGDEYAPNPCSFYLLNLAIDTTVGIPILIVLLRVFTALASFTPFGKPNESIQSGYYGNPPNAWWWLKQSFIYFAGLFGMKVCVLVIFIMMPWISRVGDWALGWTDGNEKLQVAFVMMIFPLIMNALQYYIIDSFIKRKTTDHEVLASQDDDADDDDYERRGSNSGGVGRDSEDEIPVKINGRSRNNLGGEYDPEVDGDAPTITSSSSNQPASKPSSVSVELYPKE; this is encoded by the exons ATGCAGTTTGCTCGTGATGCGGCGATAGGCGTCGACGTCCCTACTCCCGCACTTctcacagccatggcgacCCTCTCCACGTCCGTCGTCTCatcggccacggccaccgcgacagcctcgccctcgggCCCCTTCCACATCGACTCCTCGTCGGGCGAATGCCAGCTGCTCGGCCCTTTCGCCCTGGTGGTGCAGGCGGCGCTGGGCGGCCTGGCGATGCTGTCGCTGGTGTACAAGCGGTGGAGGGAGCACCCGCAGCGCCCCGTCAAGGTCTGGTTCTTTGACGTCTCCAAGCAGGTCTTTGGGTCGGTGTTGGTGCACATCTCCAACATCTTCATGTCCATGTTGACCAGCGGCCGCTTCAGCATCAAGGTCGAGCCGACCGTGGTGGAGAGGCTGGTGGCGAGGGGCGATGAATACGCGCCGAACCCGTGCTCGTTCTATCTCTTGAATCTGGCGATCGAT ACCACCGTTGGTATTCCCATCCTCATTGTTCTCTTGCGAGTCTTCACCGCCCTAGCGTCCTTCACGCCATTTGGCAAACCCAACGAGTCTATCCAGTCAGGCTACTATGGCAACCCTCCCAACGCCTGGTGGTGGCTCAAGCAATCCTTTATATACTTCGCCGGCCTCTTTGGCATGAAGGTCtgcgtcctcgtcatcttcatcatgatgCCATGGATCTCCCGTGTCGGCGACTGGGCGCTCGGCTGGACCGACGGAAACGAAAAGCTCCAGGTCGCCTTTGTCATGATGATCTTCCCTCTCATTATGAATGCTCTCCAGTACTACATCATCGACTCCTTCATCAAGAGGAAAACAACAGACCACGAGGTTCTCGCTTCGCAAGACGATgacgccgatgatgatgactaTGAGAGACGAGGCTCGAACTCTGGCGGCGTCGGTCGAGATAGCGAAGATGAGATTCCTGTCAAGATCAACGGGCGGTCACGCAATAACCTCGGCGGAGAATATGACCCCGAGGTGGACGGAGACGCCCCGACAATTACTAGCAGCAGTTCAAATCAACCCGCATCCAAGCCCAGCAGTGTCTCGGTTGAATTATATCCAAAGGAGTAG
- a CDS encoding mitochondrial 37S ribosomal protein mS42 (BUSCO:EOG092D3MS3) translates to MFRTRLLRTPKQALGLGLRASSANTSFNTSFSAGFNAARRSLHSVPALPHDYSQGVPNLMSAGGFAIAWTDYMKLMLDKLNAMVAGTDLEDRDMKTILLMTAREPNQAAIFNYASMAHNNHFFFQGIAPAGTPMPEDLRRELEASFSSIDTLRREFVATASAMFGPGFLWLVKAGPGDYRLLPTYLAGSPYPGAHWRVQSTDMNTVGNEGSARQYYTSQALGARRRVGDLPPGGIELEPLLCLNTWEHAWLLDWGVGAGGNGGKAAFVESWWNLIDWEKVHQRSGVARPEFMSETSP, encoded by the exons ATGTTCCGCACGCGGCTGCTACGGACGCCCAAGCAGGCATTGGGCCTGGGCCTGCGCGCATCGTCCGCCAACACCAGCTTCAACACCAGCTTCAGCGCCGGCTTCAACGCTGCCCGGAGAAGCCTGCATTCGGTGCCGGCGCTGCCTCATGACTACTCCCAGGGTGTGCCCAACCTGATGAGCGCCGGCGGCTTCGCCATTGCGTGGACAGACTACATGAAGCTGATGCTGGACAAGCTCAACGCCATGGTTGCTG GCACCGATCTCGAAGACCGCGACATGAAAACCATCCTCCTCATGACCGCCCGCGAACCCAACCAggccgccatcttcaactaCGCCTCCATGGCCCACAACAaccacttcttcttccagggcATCGCCCCCGCCGGCACGCCCATGCCCGAGGACCTGCGCCGCGAGCTCGAggcctccttctcctccatcgACACCCTGCGCCGCGAGTTCGTCGCCACCGCCTCCGCCATGTTCGGCCCGGGCTTCCTGTGGCTCGTCAAGGCCGGCCCCGGCGACTACCGCCTGCTGCCCACCTATCTCGCCGGTTCGCCTTACCCGGGTGCCCACTGGAGGGTGCAGTCCACGGACATGAACACCGTTGGCAACGAGGGATCCGCGAGGCAGTACTACACCAGCCAGGCGCTGGGTGCCAGGAGGAGGGTTGGCGATTTGCCCCCTGGAGGTATTGAGCTGGAGCCGCTGCTGTGTCTTAATACGTGGGAGCATGCTTGGCTGCTGGATTGGGGCGTGGGAGCTGGTGGAAATGGTGGCAAGGCTGCGTTTGTCGAGTCTTGGTGGAATTTGATTGATTGGGAAAAGGTGCACCAGAGATCTGGCGTGGCGCGCCCCGAGTTCATGTCAGAAACATCTccatga
- a CDS encoding uncharacterized protein (EggNog:ENOG41), with protein MNYTSFQAGESRTYQEMRQRPAPRDTFFNLKQEPQQFRPTSVATEFVDTDWDGEEDEVISEAEDNSPRVSLQSSGQPSFTTLSSYDEAPTPRSSRGPQVYLEYSPKQVEGPRGPHLFRFPADQYMKYPPDEDVILTLSPMTPQVPRQVVAHQLSRRNTPFQYTDEDLDTSELASWTPEMVAQSMLDAGLELAVSDRFIENDITGAILMTLKFEDLKELDISSFGIRTRVWHQIQALMDSRPASPRASTPIEDKPSREARKAVKKDNCGSVRRHESKRRQRRGVNDPITPMESVSIIGIEQVIPKPHNCSKGEKCSKWKKQQKIIEEFQRLNPHIDINTASGAVVIYGDAGNPDTARALDPNETMRPFSDSVPSVVASSDILGPGGLPPLQYLQEATLRGVQARDPQDNVRQFLTFQQTNEFGAEVPMTPPFEVTPPAQPHQGLRRLPKLSIPAGPQAARQAAPRASVSQPTQHQQHQQESRRSSPLQQEFVPYQMDKVDPMSPDLETAKNPYRFGTPFSEMDVPVTAVPIGPVARDTSQSVPPDMNYRAAPTALGHTRSQSRASARRPSFPVLPALDENRATRNYHRNTSPKTASPRTPVPSQHFQQQQQQQQQQQPSQAPPRFHYPWSPVDRTTYETAIPPMPSLRPGDSQEAPAAMSTNGVSFQGPMKKRKMRMLRHEWQDGYFTLKGTRLNMHKDAQQMDRTLEYVDIDDYAIACSSLASTSKLSAAFKAVSISHNREKSDPVGAFSFQLIPQDKNGARLRKRESSLQPNASAEGVNGTGKTHHFAVKGRDERIDWMRELMLAKALKQKGDGFEISVNGNMI; from the exons atg AATTACACATCCTTTCAAGCCGGCGAGAGCCGCACATACCAGGAAATGCGCCAGAGGCCTGCTCCTCGGGACACCTTTTTTAACCTCAAGCAAGAGCCCCAGCAGTTTAGACCGACGTCTGTGGCTACAGAATTCGTGGATACGGATtgggatggagaagaggatgaagtgATTAGTGAGGCGGAAGATAACTCACCGCGGGTGAGCTTGCAATCA TCTGGGCAGCCGAGTTTCACAACCCTTTCTTCGTACGACGAGGCCCCCACCCCCCGTTCAAGCAGAGGCCCGCAGGTCTATCTGGAATATTCCCCAAAGCAAGTAGAAGGGCCTCGCGGGCCGCACCTCTTTCGATTCCCTGCGGATCAGTACATGAAGTACCCACCAGACGAAGATGTAATCCTAACATTGTCGCCCATGACTCCGCAAGTGCCTCGACAAGTTGTAGCTCATCAACTATCTCGCCGCAACACCCCCTTCCAGTACACTGATGAAGACCTCGACACATCAGAGCTGGCATCATGGACTCCCGAGATGGTGGCACAGTCGATGCTCGATGCCGGTTTGGAGCTGGCGGTCTCGGACCGATTCATTGAGAATGACATTACCGGAGCTATCTTGATGACGCTGAAGTTTGAAGATCTAAAAGAGCTGGATATCTCTTCTTTCGGAATCCGAACAAGGGTATGGCATCAGATTCAGGCATTGATGGATAGCAGGCCTGCCTCGCCCCGAGCCTCGACTCCAATTGAAGATAAGCCGAGCCGCGAAGCTAGGAAGGCAGTGAAGAAGGATAACTGTGGTTCCGTGCGGCGCCACGAGAGCAAGCGCAGACAACGCCGCGGCGTCAATGACCCCATTACGCCAATGGAGTCTGTGTCCATCATCGGCATCGAACAAGTCATTCCAAAGCCTCACAACTGTTCCAAGGGTGAGAAGTGCTCgaagtggaagaagcagcaaaaaatCATTGAGGAGTTCCAGAGATTGAATCCCCACATCGACATCAATACAGCCAGCGGCGCGGTTGTCATTTATGGCGACGCAGGAAATCCTGACACGGCCAGGGCCTTGGATCCCAATGAGACGATGCGGCCATTTTCTGATTCGGTTCCCTCTGTGGTGGCATCTTCCGACATCCTCGGCCCTGGTGGCCTGCCGCCTCTTCAATATCTCCAGGAAGCAACTCTTCGGGGTGTACAGGCTCGCGATCCTCAGGACAACGTCCGACAATTCCTCACCTTTCAGCAGACCAATGAATTTGGCGCTGAAGTGCCAATGACTCCCCCATTTGAAGTTACGCCGCCTGCACAGCCTCATCAAGGCTTGCGACGTCTGCCGAAGCTATCTATCCCAGCAGGGCCTCAGGCTGCACGACAAGCGGCTCCTCGAGCCTCTGTGTCACAGCCAacacagcaccagcagcaccagcaggaATCCCgccgctcttctcccttgcaACAAGAGTTTGTGCCATACCAGATGGACAAGGTAGATCCCATGTCACCTGACTTGGAAACTGCTAAGAACCCGTACCGATTCGGGACTCCATTCTCTGAGATGGATGTTCCAGTCACTGCCGTGCCCATTGGACCTGTAGCTCGTGATACCTCTCAGTCGGTGCCTCCCGACATGAACTACCGAGCTGCTCCCACTGCACTGGGCCACACTCGATCCCAGTCGCGAGCCTCTGCACGTCGCCCATCGTTCCCTGTCCTTCCAGCTTTGGACGAGAACAGGGCTACCCGCAACTACCACAGGAACACTTCGCCGAAGACGGCCTCTCCTAGAACCCCAGTTCCCTCTCAACactttcagcagcagcagcagcagcagcagcagcagcaaccctCTCAAGCTCCTCCTCGCTTCCACTATCCCTGGTCTCCTGTTGACCGTACTACATATGAGACTGCTATCCCTCCCATGCCTTCACTACGCCCCGGTGATTCCCAGGAAGCACCTGCTGCCATGTCTACCAACGGCGTCAGCTTTCAAGGCCCCatgaagaagcgcaagatGCGCATGCTCCGTCATGAATGGCAAGACGGTTACTTTACCTTGAAGGGGACCCGCCTTAACATGCACAAGGATGCCCAACAGATGGACCGTACACTTGAGTATGTCGATATTGATGACTACGCAATTGCCTGCTCCAGCCTCGCATCTACATCAAAGCTCTCTGCTGCGTTCAAGGCTGTCTCCATTTCACACAACCGTGAAAAGAGCGACCCTGTCGGCGCTTtcagcttccagctcatCCCTCAAGATAAAAACGGAGCACGCCTTCGTAAGCGTGAGAGCTCTCTCCAGCCCAATGCCTCGGCCGAGGGTGTCAACGGTACCGGCAAGACTCACCACTTCGCCGTCAAAGGCCGTGATGAGCGTATCGACTGGATGCGAGAGCTCATGTTGGCCAAAGCACTGAAGCAGAAGGGAGATGGCTTTGAGATCAGTGTCAACGGTAACATGATTTAA